From the genome of Podospora pseudoanserina strain CBS 124.78 chromosome 7 map unlocalized CBS124.78p_7.2, whole genome shotgun sequence, one region includes:
- a CDS encoding uncharacterized protein (EggNog:ENOG503P5BD) gives MSQGGPAPPPSSRPSSQSPATDTTSPQHRQQHLGQQDAPRTQSSHKPSGATVVEGNERGWQPGNRPSGVHNILNPAGSQPAPAEGSPQPTMGPTPQYGTTQGSPSRPYTIPGQSGASTPRATHAQTRPTASPAGGSSSAERGSPSSVHPYPFTARRILTPKSPRVASLSRAALRTVEPQLANLPAPTPRTSSQTNDLSMLIGPPLGAPSPYPGSHAPTRPTSGLSRSLSQPSLSHGHPMAHPRELAHPAPLKREHSGQPVFPGSPYGTPTMSSRGLPASNPHGDGRWGPGPMGTLPPAGSATRSLQISEGQTLLTITPRHGEEIVVPVDVHQASKQADEKRQRNAGASARFRQRKKEREREQQQGLQKLESRNRELERKADELEKRCQELQIERDHYRNDRNRLRDIVARTAGISEWAEGPPSPSTSRVPAPYPTAGDSRSHTPHQQPMPVSHAHSQSHSHPYPHPHPAAHPLQHPHPHPHVRPSAYGEPSMLEPPLRRRRTDSEPQMPTSSFALSTPTTLPPIAGASAFGIPPSPHITPPPGPSRLPPLRFEPQPGGTSSTTPSPAPSGPPSLPPTLPPSLPPQPITPYPPQYHRKSSYETAGWATEPRPSEGGPR, from the coding sequence ATGTCGCAGGGGGggccagcacctcccccttcttctcgtccttcttcgcAATCGCCAGCGACAgacaccacctctccacaacaccgacaacaacatctcGGTCAACAAGATGCTCCCAGAACACAGTCGTCCCATAAACCCAGCGGAGCAACGGTAGTCGAAGGAAACGAAAGAGGCTGGCAGCCAGGAAACCGACCCTCTGGCGTACACAACATCCTTAATCCCGCAGGCTCACAACCTGCTCCTGCCGAAGGCAGCCCCCAACCAACAATGGGGCCAACTCCTCAATATGGGACAACACAGGGCTCGCCTTCACGTCCTTATACCATCCCAGGACAGAGTGGGGCTTCCACACCAAGGGCAACTCACGCGCAGACACGTCCGACAGCATCTCCGGCCGGTGGTTCCTCTTCGGCCGAGAGGGGCTCACCTTCATCTGTCCATCCCTATCCTTTTACTGCGAGACGGATACTAACCCCAAAGTCCCCGAGAGTTGCAAGCCTTAGCAGGGCTGCTCTGCGAACAGTCGAACCCCAGCTCGCAAATTTACCGGCCCCTACTCCGAGAACTTCGTCTCAGACAAATGACCTTTCCATGCTCATCGGTCCTCCGTTGGGAGCTCCGTCGCCATACCCCGGCTCCCACGCCCCCACGCGGCCGACCTCTGGGCTTTCTCGATCACTCTCACAACCCAGTCTGAGCCACGGCCACCCAATGGCACACCCCCGTGAACTAGCACACCCAGCTCCCCTCAAACGTGAACACAGCGGGCAGCCAGTCTTTCCAGGCTCACCATATGGGACACCGACCATGTCAAGCAGGGGACTGCCGGCATCCAATCCTCATGGTGATGGGCGATGGGGGCCAGGGCCCATGGGCACACTTCCGCCAGCAGGCTCAGCAACTCGAAGCTTGCAGATTTCGGAAGGCCAGACTCTATTAACAATCACACCGAGGCATGGAGAGGAGATTGTGGTTCCGGTGGACGTTCACCAAGCGTCGAAGCAGGCGGATGAGAAGAGACAACGAAACGCGGGGGCTTCAGCGAGATTCAGACAgcgcaagaaggagagggagagagaacaGCAACAGGGGCTACAAAAGTTGGAGTCGAGAAACCGGGAGTTGGAAAGGAAGGcggatgagctggagaagcgGTGCCAGGAGCTACAAATTGAGCGTGACCACTACAGAAATGACCGAAATCGTCTGCGAGATATCGTTGCCCGAACGGCTGGTATCAGCGAGTGGGCGGAAGGACCGCCGAGCCCGTCTACGTCAAGAGTCCCAGCACCCTATCCAACGGCAGGAGATAGCAGGTCACATACACCACACCAACAGCCGATGCCAGTATCGCACGCGCACTCACAGTCACACTCTCACCCAtaccctcaccctcaccctgctgctcaccctcttcaacatccccacCCACATCCTCATGTGCGCCCGAGCGCCTACGGGGAACCATCTATGCTCGAGCCGCCCctgagaaggcgaagaacaGATTCCGAACCTCAGATGCCCACATCATCCTTTGCCCTGTCCACACCGACCACCCTGCCACCCATCGCTGGTGCTTCTGCGTTTGGAATCCCACCGTCTCCCCATATTACACCACCCCCGGGACCTTCACGACTACCCCCTCTTCGATTCGAGCCCCAGCCGGGAGGaacttcctcgacgacaccATCACCTGCCCCCAGCGgccctccctctctgccaCCGACGCTTCCCccgtccctcccccctcaaccgaTCACACCATACCCGCCTCAATACCACCGAAAGAGCTCGTACGAAACCGCCGGTTGGGCTACCGAGCCACGACCTTCTGAGGGAGGACCGAGGTGA